The Faecalibacterium prausnitzii genome includes a window with the following:
- a CDS encoding TetR/AcrR family transcriptional regulator has translation MDIRVKKTKRAIQKAFVALLREKPIEKITVKEIAERAEINKTTFYSHYETLDALTAEMERQTVQLVCDNMGGAQQLLDTPEAFVREMFASLQQATDYLGVVPASAMNRFTQHLRDAILEQIKLANMEPSQYENVGAILIFVMNGLSGLLNTDAKLAQKQIDVIAAVVADGVHGLHLSR, from the coding sequence ATGGATATCCGGGTCAAAAAAACGAAGCGTGCCATTCAGAAAGCGTTTGTTGCCCTGCTGCGGGAGAAGCCGATCGAAAAGATCACGGTCAAAGAAATTGCCGAACGGGCCGAGATCAACAAAACGACCTTTTATTCCCACTATGAAACGCTGGATGCCCTCACCGCCGAAATGGAGCGGCAAACGGTCCAGCTCGTCTGCGACAATATGGGCGGCGCACAGCAGCTGCTGGATACGCCGGAGGCGTTTGTGCGGGAGATGTTTGCTTCTCTCCAACAGGCAACCGATTACCTCGGTGTCGTTCCGGCATCCGCGATGAACCGCTTTACACAGCATCTGCGTGATGCGATTCTGGAACAAATCAAACTCGCAAACATGGAACCATCCCAATATGAAAATGTCGGTGCCATCCTGATCTTTGTAATGAACGGTCTTTCCGGGCTTCTGAACACCGACGCAAAACTGGCACAAAAACAAATTGATGTAATCGCCGCCGTGGTTGCGGATGGTGTCCATGGTCTGCATCTTTCCCGCTGA
- a CDS encoding glycoside hydrolase family 1 protein, which yields MQKFEKGFFIGAATAAHQVEGNNTKSDYWAQEQLPHSSFTEPSGIACDHYHRYEEDIKLLADAGLNAYRFSIEWARVEPEEGKFDPEAIEHYRKVIACCKAHGVEPIVTLLHFTSPKWLICKGGWETESTVEDFKRYVTYVMEQLGSELRYVCTINEANMGLQLAAISKRFRLMAERAAQNAASAGKSAEGTVQVGMNFQKMMENMKYAAMENAQVFGTPQPQIFVSERTPEGDLLVMRAHAAARDAIKALCPQVKVGLTLSLHDLQAQPGGEAFAEAAWQEEFTHYLPYIKDDDFLGVQNYTRTLYGPQGQLPAPEGAELTQMDYEVYPQALEHVIRKVAEEFKGDLIVTENGIATADDTRRVAFIRQALDGVQHCIADGIPVKGYFHWSLMDNFEWQKGYAMQFGLIAVNRETMERTAKPSLAVLGSYAER from the coding sequence ATGCAGAAATTTGAAAAAGGCTTTTTCATCGGTGCTGCAACAGCAGCCCATCAGGTAGAGGGCAACAATACGAAGAGTGACTACTGGGCACAGGAGCAGCTGCCCCATTCCAGCTTTACGGAGCCCAGCGGCATTGCCTGTGACCATTATCATCGGTACGAAGAAGATATCAAGCTCTTGGCCGATGCCGGGCTGAACGCCTACCGCTTTTCTATCGAGTGGGCACGGGTAGAGCCGGAGGAAGGAAAGTTCGATCCGGAAGCTATCGAGCATTACCGCAAGGTGATCGCCTGCTGCAAAGCGCATGGCGTAGAACCCATCGTCACCCTACTGCACTTCACCAGCCCGAAATGGCTCATCTGCAAGGGCGGCTGGGAAACCGAAAGCACCGTAGAGGATTTCAAACGTTATGTGACCTATGTGATGGAACAGCTGGGCAGCGAGCTGCGCTATGTCTGCACCATCAACGAGGCCAATATGGGCTTGCAGCTGGCCGCGATCTCCAAGCGGTTCCGTCTGATGGCAGAACGGGCTGCCCAAAATGCCGCATCGGCCGGAAAGTCTGCCGAGGGCACGGTGCAGGTGGGCATGAACTTCCAGAAGATGATGGAAAACATGAAGTATGCCGCCATGGAGAATGCACAGGTGTTCGGCACACCCCAGCCGCAGATCTTTGTCAGCGAGCGCACCCCGGAAGGTGATCTGCTGGTGATGCGTGCCCATGCAGCCGCACGGGATGCCATCAAAGCCCTCTGCCCGCAGGTCAAGGTGGGTCTGACCCTTTCGCTGCACGACTTGCAGGCACAGCCCGGCGGCGAAGCCTTTGCCGAAGCCGCATGGCAGGAGGAGTTCACCCATTATCTGCCTTATATCAAAGACGATGATTTTCTGGGTGTGCAGAACTATACCCGCACCCTTTATGGCCCGCAGGGGCAGCTGCCGGCACCGGAGGGCGCAGAGCTGACCCAGATGGACTACGAGGTCTATCCGCAGGCACTGGAACACGTCATTCGCAAGGTGGCAGAGGAATTCAAGGGTGACCTGATCGTGACCGAAAACGGCATTGCCACCGCCGATGATACCCGCCGTGTGGCATTTATCCGGCAGGCACTGGATGGTGTGCAGCACTGCATCGCCGACGGCATTCCGGTGAAGGGATACTTCCATTGGAGCCTGATGGACAACTTTGAGTGGCAGAAGGGCTATGCCATGCAGTTTGGACTGATCGCCGTGAACCGTGAAACCATGGAACGGACCGCAAAGCCCAGCCTTGCGGTGTTGGGTAGTTACGCAGAAAGATAA